A genome region from Bacillota bacterium includes the following:
- a CDS encoding DivIVA domain-containing protein: MPVLTPLDVHNKEFRKSFRGYSEEEVDEFLDQVVRDYEEMLREIDRLKTEFGQAEEKIAQFKRIEETLNNTLVVAQSTAEEVKANAKHEADLIIKAAQGEAEKKIAAAREEASRIARDYESTRKEAASFRMKLRGMILAQLEELGREEPGEAARAED; this comes from the coding sequence ATGCCAGTCCTGACGCCGCTTGACGTCCATAACAAGGAGTTCCGCAAGTCGTTCCGCGGATACAGCGAAGAAGAAGTGGACGAGTTTCTCGATCAGGTGGTCCGTGACTACGAAGAAATGCTCCGCGAGATTGACCGGCTGAAGACCGAGTTCGGCCAAGCTGAGGAGAAGATCGCCCAGTTCAAGCGGATCGAGGAGACCCTCAACAACACCCTCGTCGTGGCTCAATCGACAGCCGAAGAGGTCAAGGCCAACGCCAAGCACGAGGCCGACCTGATTATTAAGGCGGCCCAGGGTGAGGCGGAGAAGAAGATCGCCGCCGCCCGCGAGGAGGCCTCCCGGATCGCCCGCGACTACGAGTCCACCCGCAAGGAGGCAGCCTCCTTCCGGATGAAGCTCCGGGGCATGATCCTGGCCCAGCTCGAGGAGTTGGGACGGGAGGAGCCGGGCGAGGCGGCCAGGGCCGAAGATTGA